In one window of Henckelia pumila isolate YLH828 chromosome 1, ASM3356847v2, whole genome shotgun sequence DNA:
- the LOC140872895 gene encoding uncharacterized protein encodes MIHGPCGDINKRNSCMVNGQCKSHYPRQFCETTTQEKDGYPIYRRKNDGKTIDVRRAKLNNQWVVPHNPYLLLRYDCHITIEVCSGLTAVKYLYKYIYKGHDKVAVHIAHDDGDNIIDEIKNFQDARWVSAQEALWRIFEFDLNEISPAVINLPLHLPNKQCVTFWKNQNLKNVLQWDHASKTMLTEFFHIGPSSFDNLLTVDGKICLTFKEAAQRRDAKKDGLFFVDGPEGTGKTYLYCALLANVRSRKMIALATATSGVAASILSGIQKPFGGKVVVLGGDFMQVLPVVLKASVQETINASLVKSYLYKKMYHLTLSKNMRARSNPLFSDFFLRVGNGTECLDADGNIQIPDNMVIKYDEDDDEDFSEQKLIDHIFPNLEKHFQSADYMTNRAILASKNEYVDKLNEKIIRVFPDEARKFTSFDEAVDDTQNIYPSEFLNSLTPNGMPPYRLVLKKKLYSYVVEESRSIRWLM; translated from the exons ATGATTCATGGTCCTTGTGGAGATATAAACAAAAGAAATTCTTGCATGGTTAATGGACAATGTAAAAGCCATTATCCAAGGCAATTCTGTGAAACTACGACACAAGAAAAAGATGGGTATCCGATATATAGAAGAAAAAATGATGGCAAAACTATAGATGTGAGAAGAGCGAAGCTTAATAACCAATGGGTGGTTCCTCATAATCCTTACCTTCTACTAAGGTACGACTGTCACATTACTATAGAAGTTTGCTCTGGATTAACAGCCGTGAAATACCTatacaaatatatttataaGGGGCATGATAAAGTGGCGGTGCATATTGCTCATGATGATGGAGACAACATAATAGATGAGATTAAAAACTTCCAGGATGCAAGATGGGTGTCAGCACAAGAAGCTCTTTGGAGGATATTTGAGTTTGACCTCAATGAGATTTCCCCAGCAGTGATTAATTTACCACTACACTTGCCAAATAAACAATGTGTCACATTTTGGAAGAATCAAAATCTGAAAAATGTTCTACAGTGGGATCATGCCTCCAAAACAATGCTAACGGAATTTTTTCACAT AGGCCCATCTTCATTTGACAATTTGTTAACAGTTGATGGAAAGATCTGCTTAACTTTCAAAGAGGCTGCACAAAGAAGAG ATGCAAAAAAAGATGGATTATTCTTTGTTGATGGACCTGAAGGAACCGGAAAAACTTATTTATATTGTGCTCTGTTGGCCAATGTGAGATCAAGAAAAATGATAGCACTTGCTACAGCAACTTCAGGAGTTGCAGCATCTATATTATCAG GAATCCAAAAACCGTTTGGTGGAAAAGTGGTCGTTCTTGGAGGTGATTTCATGCAAGTTTTACCAGTTGTTCTTAAAGCATCTGTTCAAGAAACTATTAATGCAAGTTTGGTGAAATCGTATTTATACAAAAAGATGTATCATCTTACTCTATCAAAAAACATGCGAGCAAGGTCAAATCCTTTGTTTAGTGATTTCTTTCTTCGAGTTGGCAATGGTACCGAATGTTTGGACGCAGATGGCAATATCCAGATTCCTGATAATATGGTTATCAAATAtgatgaggatgatgatgaagatTTCTCTGAACAAAAGCTCATTGATCATATTTTCCCAAATCTAGAGAAACATTTCCAATCGGCAGATTACATGACAAATAGAGCTATACTTGCATCAAAAAATGAGTATGTTGATAAGTTAAATGAGAAAATAATTCGAGTATTCCCCGATGAGGCCAGAAAATTCACAAGTTTTGATGAAGCAGTTGATGACACTCAGAATATTTATCCTTCGGAATTTCTAAACTCATTAACTCCTAATGGCATGCCTCCTTATCGCttggttttgaaaaaaaaattgtacagTTATGTTGTTGAGGAATCTAGATCCATCAGATGGCTTATGTAA